In Arthrobacter sp. PAMC25284, a single genomic region encodes these proteins:
- a CDS encoding transposase family protein — MISTRVHSRRSQRLRDIPVAGPVEVIWIKRRFFCDEYLCPRWTFTEETAQVPRRARSTRRLRDALVAAVIGSGRAAAETASS; from the coding sequence GTGATCAGCACCCGCGTTCATTCCCGCCGGTCTCAACGGCTGCGCGACATCCCCGTCGCCGGCCCAGTCGAAGTGATCTGGATCAAGCGGAGATTCTTCTGCGATGAGTACCTGTGCCCGCGCTGGACATTCACCGAGGAGACCGCCCAGGTCCCGCGCCGGGCACGGTCCACCCGCCGGCTCCGTGACGCCCTCGTAGCCGCCGTCATCGGATCCGGAAGAGCAGCCGCGGAGACAGCCTCCTCCTGA
- a CDS encoding glycosyltransferase family 2 protein produces MNVKQLMRRARKLALRKKAAAAGLAVLFFTVLAGAYFRSVFILVPALLLMLVALLAGLAKMDTALRQARRAAKVSVPVLVPASQRTAAESVGPAHWWGTQSNITPAKLSQRLTKFRSFDGRDVLARSVTSGRWDWQHMQYALELFRIGGLAQDSILDVLDSTAKSRLLLLADVCYRQNLRQDDILNAATIYQYVYGELGPKHFQGKRRGEFFLDALAQTGRGEQTLELEGLCDTDSKNPNDLHLYRANAKNPFRHSSRTVDEWMSEINAMYEAAGLAPIRLKDGAEPAFLRLSTDRVPAVTEGPLVTIVMPVFRPDAFTDLAIESALAQSYRNIEVIIVDDGSGDAFANRLEKWELADPRVKVVRNTPNSGAYTSRNIGYSMAAGEFITIFDGDDWQHPQKIEMLVAVAVRQEDRRLVSAPWSRVGEDLMFHYRGWRGAYVTPSHVSAMFPVRVIKDRLGYWDPVRKAADTEFILRYQLLVNSKEVLEATPAPLTLSLVGSTNLSMDDFRLGYRSPDRVAYRAAYEHWHRQIRHGHHSGYLDLLPSRRAFPAPARFLPARPERVELDELFVGDFGAPRESAPAMWRDIDEARSAGRRLGMMHIPSILNTISFDASFSEEMLDEFAEQQLTRVELTDELHSRIVNIYDPTSFQFTRELQCGHTADTIMVRAFEPPFNPHTGVHSYAVTTVARNLGTIFGGVVQWTSEDPDVAAVLERSIGNPAQVEGSDSEVPEFLATVGQG; encoded by the coding sequence TTGAACGTCAAACAGCTCATGCGCAGAGCCAGGAAGCTCGCCCTGAGGAAGAAGGCCGCGGCGGCGGGGCTGGCTGTTCTGTTCTTCACGGTTCTCGCGGGCGCCTACTTCCGCTCTGTATTCATCCTCGTCCCGGCTCTGCTCCTGATGCTTGTGGCCCTGCTGGCGGGACTGGCGAAGATGGACACGGCGCTAAGGCAGGCTCGACGAGCGGCAAAAGTGTCGGTTCCGGTATTGGTCCCCGCCTCGCAGCGGACTGCAGCCGAGAGCGTGGGACCTGCCCATTGGTGGGGCACTCAATCAAACATCACGCCCGCCAAACTGTCTCAGCGACTGACGAAATTTCGCTCCTTTGACGGCCGGGACGTGCTTGCCCGAAGCGTGACGTCGGGTCGCTGGGACTGGCAACATATGCAATATGCCCTCGAGCTGTTCCGGATCGGGGGCCTGGCACAGGACTCGATCCTCGACGTCCTCGACTCGACTGCCAAGAGCAGGCTCCTCCTTCTGGCGGACGTCTGCTACCGGCAAAACCTCCGCCAAGACGACATCCTTAACGCCGCCACGATTTATCAGTATGTCTATGGCGAGCTGGGTCCGAAACACTTCCAGGGCAAACGCCGGGGTGAGTTCTTCCTCGACGCCCTGGCACAGACGGGACGCGGTGAGCAGACCCTGGAACTCGAGGGCCTCTGCGACACGGATTCCAAGAATCCCAACGATCTCCATCTCTACAGGGCCAACGCAAAAAATCCTTTCCGCCACTCGTCCCGCACGGTAGACGAATGGATGTCGGAGATCAATGCCATGTATGAGGCCGCTGGCCTTGCGCCGATTCGGCTCAAAGACGGCGCTGAACCGGCCTTCCTCCGGCTGTCCACGGATCGCGTACCGGCTGTGACGGAAGGACCGCTGGTAACGATCGTGATGCCAGTCTTCCGCCCTGACGCATTTACCGATCTCGCGATCGAGTCGGCGCTTGCTCAGAGCTACCGGAATATCGAGGTCATCATCGTCGACGACGGTTCCGGGGACGCTTTTGCGAACCGGCTTGAGAAGTGGGAACTTGCCGACCCGCGCGTGAAAGTGGTGCGCAACACGCCAAACTCGGGAGCATACACCTCCCGTAATATCGGATATTCAATGGCCGCCGGCGAATTCATCACCATCTTCGACGGGGACGACTGGCAACACCCCCAAAAAATCGAAATGCTGGTGGCAGTGGCCGTTCGGCAGGAAGACCGCAGGCTGGTCTCGGCACCGTGGTCACGCGTTGGCGAAGACCTGATGTTCCATTACCGAGGCTGGAGGGGAGCCTATGTAACTCCCTCCCACGTCTCAGCGATGTTTCCTGTCAGAGTCATCAAGGACCGGTTGGGCTACTGGGACCCCGTTCGAAAAGCGGCAGACACCGAGTTCATTCTTAGGTACCAGCTCCTGGTGAACAGCAAGGAAGTCCTGGAAGCCACCCCAGCACCCCTCACGCTTTCACTGGTGGGCTCCACCAACCTGTCCATGGACGACTTCCGGTTGGGCTACCGCTCACCCGATCGGGTGGCCTACCGGGCCGCCTACGAACACTGGCACCGCCAGATCCGCCACGGCCACCACAGTGGCTACTTGGACCTTCTGCCCAGCCGGCGTGCCTTTCCTGCGCCCGCCAGGTTCCTGCCGGCCCGGCCAGAGCGAGTTGAACTCGACGAGCTCTTCGTCGGCGATTTCGGCGCCCCCAGGGAGAGCGCACCGGCGATGTGGCGGGACATCGACGAAGCTCGATCGGCGGGACGCCGACTCGGAATGATGCATATTCCCAGCATCCTAAACACCATCTCGTTTGACGCATCTTTCAGCGAAGAAATGTTAGACGAGTTCGCTGAGCAACAGCTCACCCGGGTGGAACTGACGGACGAGCTCCATTCCCGAATCGTCAACATCTACGACCCCACAAGCTTCCAGTTCACGCGCGAATTACAGTGCGGACACACAGCGGACACTATAATGGTTCGAGCTTTCGAGCCTCCCTTCAACCCGCACACTGGAGTACACTCATATGCCGTCACGACCGTCGCCCGCAACCTTGGCACGATCTTTGGCGGAGTTGTTCAGTGGACCTCGGAGGATCCTGACGTGGCCGCCGTCCTGGAACGGAGCATTGGCAACCCGGCTCAGGTGGAGGGTTCGGACAGCGAAGTTCCGGAGTTCCTGGCGACTGTCGGCCAAGGCTAG
- a CDS encoding glycosyltransferase, whose translation MAENFPLPGFEASWGWVNLWRLGNPSSAQVELTDDGFIKINKFDSHTVHLILNGEAGDLKSLKPESGVKLPAELGSGMTFGLFGEVSGSVHAQLVIHEFSREGERLSREVVDNEFKSIFFTDPQANALLLTVRLSGLGSLTIKHLQATLHEAVRGAPPGIYPLGRAEASNSGLADVGTSDIGSVMTIRRALKDGVPLRSILTAQESLPLAIGLASNNYLLEAKEIVCDFELYPQLPLAALHKMLAHARDTGYLVHALACAEEMERRGTRLPDRRGAAEIAQESNFLKDPWRMMPEVAMADGLDPEGPILHLVGKCFPKKQNGYTIRTKNTTEAQFEAGLHPIIAVQSGGISNLTDEQQLMASNSPVNMISLGSRTRSDLPIHDWIKENVSTLYELVRELRPRVIHAHSNFVNVVLATHVGEALSVPVVYEVRGIWEESWLARTVQTEHWLATANGITMFGSPEYFEWTQKAERAARERVSHVITLSKTLKEFIVGDEFSGIESKDVTVIPNAAVPRQSPGELVSQQVRGGLDIGREVLVFGYISTLAAHEDVETLIGAYEIFAKRGTAIEHRLLIVGAGPKLNALKQLVRERQLDGVLFTGRVDHEDVEGYYAAIDVFVTPRSMSRVTQLVTPLKPFEAMASGCINVFADIPALREVGDYCIDSAKYFPPGDSQALAGIFEYLASKPEMFTAEQRNMRIGSSSIPTWQNNAQIYREVYENIGWIG comes from the coding sequence ATGGCGGAGAACTTTCCTTTACCTGGGTTTGAGGCTAGCTGGGGGTGGGTCAACCTCTGGCGCCTCGGCAACCCATCATCTGCACAAGTGGAGTTGACGGATGATGGCTTCATAAAGATCAATAAATTCGACTCTCACACAGTCCATTTGATTCTTAACGGCGAAGCAGGCGACTTAAAGTCACTTAAACCCGAGTCTGGTGTAAAACTACCCGCCGAGCTTGGGTCGGGAATGACTTTCGGTCTATTTGGCGAAGTGAGTGGCAGCGTCCATGCCCAACTTGTCATACATGAGTTTTCGCGGGAAGGTGAGCGACTTTCCAGGGAAGTTGTGGACAACGAATTCAAGTCCATCTTCTTTACGGACCCACAGGCTAATGCACTGCTCTTGACGGTTCGACTATCGGGGCTTGGGAGTCTCACGATCAAACACCTCCAAGCGACACTCCATGAGGCGGTTAGGGGAGCGCCCCCGGGAATATATCCCCTAGGCAGGGCAGAAGCGTCCAATTCCGGTTTGGCTGATGTTGGTACATCAGATATCGGTTCCGTCATGACTATCCGTAGGGCTCTCAAAGATGGGGTGCCATTGCGATCGATTTTGACCGCACAAGAGTCTCTACCGCTGGCGATCGGACTTGCTTCTAACAACTACCTGCTGGAAGCGAAGGAAATTGTCTGCGATTTCGAGCTGTACCCGCAACTACCCCTTGCAGCTCTCCATAAAATGCTCGCACACGCGCGAGACACTGGATATCTCGTGCACGCTCTGGCGTGCGCAGAGGAGATGGAGCGCAGAGGTACCAGGCTTCCTGACCGCCGCGGAGCGGCAGAAATTGCTCAAGAATCAAACTTTCTCAAGGACCCCTGGCGAATGATGCCAGAAGTTGCCATGGCAGATGGTCTTGATCCGGAAGGGCCGATACTACACCTAGTTGGAAAATGTTTCCCGAAAAAACAAAATGGCTATACAATTAGGACCAAAAATACTACGGAGGCGCAGTTCGAGGCCGGTCTGCACCCTATTATAGCCGTTCAATCTGGCGGAATAAGTAACCTCACGGACGAGCAGCAGCTCATGGCGAGTAATTCGCCGGTAAACATGATATCGCTTGGTAGCAGGACTCGATCAGACCTGCCAATACATGACTGGATTAAAGAAAATGTAAGCACGTTGTATGAATTGGTCAGGGAGTTGCGCCCGCGAGTAATTCATGCTCACTCCAATTTTGTGAATGTTGTTCTCGCGACTCATGTCGGTGAGGCGCTGTCCGTGCCTGTCGTGTACGAAGTTAGAGGAATTTGGGAAGAATCGTGGCTCGCCCGAACGGTGCAGACTGAACATTGGCTTGCGACTGCAAATGGGATCACGATGTTTGGGTCGCCGGAGTATTTCGAATGGACGCAGAAGGCTGAGCGTGCAGCAAGGGAGCGTGTGTCGCACGTAATAACTCTATCGAAGACACTGAAGGAATTCATTGTGGGAGATGAATTTTCAGGAATCGAATCCAAAGACGTAACGGTTATCCCCAATGCAGCGGTGCCCCGTCAGTCCCCTGGCGAGTTAGTTTCACAACAGGTTCGAGGAGGTCTTGATATTGGGAGAGAAGTACTCGTCTTCGGATATATTTCTACCCTTGCAGCCCACGAAGACGTTGAAACGCTTATAGGTGCTTATGAAATCTTTGCCAAACGCGGGACGGCCATTGAACATCGTCTCTTGATTGTCGGGGCGGGTCCCAAGCTCAACGCGCTTAAACAGCTCGTGCGTGAACGCCAGCTCGACGGAGTCCTTTTTACCGGACGTGTAGATCACGAGGACGTGGAAGGCTATTACGCGGCTATCGATGTCTTTGTCACACCTCGTTCGATGTCCCGAGTGACTCAGCTGGTGACACCACTGAAGCCATTTGAGGCGATGGCGAGTGGCTGTATCAACGTATTTGCTGACATTCCTGCGCTGCGTGAAGTGGGTGATTATTGTATAGATAGCGCTAAGTACTTTCCCCCCGGTGACAGTCAAGCCCTGGCAGGCATCTTTGAATATCTCGCCTCGAAGCCTGAAATGTTTACGGCCGAACAGAGAAACATGCGAATTGGGAGCAGTAGTATCCCTACGTGGCAAAACAACGCGCAGATATATAGAGAAGTCTACGAGAATATTGGTTGGATAGGATAG
- a CDS encoding glycosyltransferase family 2 protein yields the protein MPETIVQDTEGEFLLSEVVLDGGVFTGWAFHTAGLDFPVELVLREITETGETEVHRTAATLKNRHSKLHHGISRSGYALALPSSVLLRRSAHLQLLAVHGRGERLLWEDTSFFATNQFLLAQALQASSSSHALQLVGNARRAGRKHFVESFLGTYKHSRAQISLEGLEGAIAPQSQGTGATLEPALGAIWYWVQELRVNPGRLQWFTVNAIRNRNGGARDVLAYAASKGRYDFAQLHGILESYRTELFRESATEMLGDRPWTSGLLAMARFLFAAPRDETDHLDALTLYSMLEAGRGLQEITGADRAFYGDLLRWRGEFAESARVLTTEDPEADHDFSQNLLALNALNPHVAGIPEYSRAWLAGFNEMLEGDGIAPISMQHDEIGFYNVTTDLPPAAEDPGAPLVTVIMPIYEPSAATNIAVDSLLRQTWRKLEIIIIDDCSPERDADGQPTPYRRQLQDLAARDPRIRLVLNAVNRGSYSVRNDALDLATGDLITVADKDDWHHPQQIELQVRDFVASPELVANMTNWVRVDEQLILMLRSATGRVVYPSMASLMFRRDPVLEDLGYWDTIRKSGDSEFKSRIENYYGITVEPVTTAPLAFALMDGANLTRDDMGVGYLAPERRAYLRGYKSWHREIRESGESPYMPKILAERRFVAPDAYLPGTRSVGPTQYDVIFASEFGFLAGNSTSLFNEISVCLNAGLRVGVIPFQNGLIPSASKRQFSRKIDDLVLTGKVDRLSLDTVAETDLLIVRWPTALQVVPDAPAAVKPKKVVIVSNHPPFEPSGERRSYDIGVVTRNVEGLFGVRPLWAPQSEQIGAMIAPLMPASDLTSFSWKGIIELKEDATKNRYRGGVPTIGRHARDDAAKWPSDRKVFTQVYPADGSANVCILGGTKVPVQKGFLSRKPLSWEIYAFNEISVEEYLSEKIDFFVYYHSDGWLEAFGMAILEAMSYGVVCVLPRHFEPVFRDAAVYAQPDQVQAVIRQLWDSQNYALQQQRAVRFIQQECTPAAYLKRLAGLGVEVEQSEG from the coding sequence ATGCCAGAAACAATCGTTCAGGACACTGAAGGAGAGTTCCTGCTCTCCGAGGTTGTCCTTGACGGGGGAGTTTTCACCGGGTGGGCTTTTCACACGGCGGGACTCGACTTCCCCGTGGAACTGGTCCTACGTGAGATTACCGAGACCGGAGAGACGGAGGTCCACCGGACGGCCGCAACCCTGAAGAACAGACACTCGAAACTGCACCATGGAATTTCACGGTCGGGCTACGCTCTCGCTTTGCCTTCCTCAGTCTTACTGCGGCGCAGCGCTCATCTGCAGCTGCTCGCCGTACACGGGCGAGGGGAAAGGCTGCTCTGGGAGGACACATCTTTCTTTGCCACCAACCAGTTCCTGCTGGCGCAGGCCCTCCAGGCTTCCTCGTCATCCCATGCCCTTCAGCTTGTGGGAAATGCCCGCCGAGCCGGACGCAAGCACTTCGTCGAGTCATTCCTAGGAACCTATAAGCACTCCCGGGCCCAGATTAGCCTGGAGGGGTTGGAAGGTGCCATCGCTCCTCAGAGTCAGGGCACCGGCGCGACGCTCGAGCCAGCTCTCGGCGCAATCTGGTACTGGGTTCAGGAGCTGCGCGTAAATCCAGGTCGACTCCAGTGGTTCACTGTGAACGCGATCCGCAACCGCAACGGTGGCGCTCGGGACGTGCTGGCCTATGCCGCGTCCAAGGGGCGCTATGACTTTGCCCAGCTCCATGGGATTCTCGAGTCCTACCGGACAGAGCTCTTTCGTGAATCCGCCACCGAGATGCTGGGAGATAGGCCCTGGACGTCCGGTTTGCTCGCTATGGCCCGGTTTCTCTTTGCCGCACCCCGGGACGAGACTGACCACCTTGATGCGCTGACTCTGTATTCGATGCTCGAGGCAGGGCGGGGGCTGCAGGAGATCACCGGTGCCGATCGTGCCTTCTATGGAGATCTCCTTCGGTGGCGCGGAGAGTTCGCGGAATCTGCCCGGGTGCTCACCACGGAAGACCCTGAAGCCGATCATGACTTCTCGCAGAACTTGCTGGCCCTCAACGCGCTCAACCCCCACGTGGCAGGCATTCCCGAGTACTCGCGTGCCTGGTTGGCAGGTTTCAACGAGATGCTCGAGGGAGATGGCATCGCTCCAATCTCGATGCAGCACGACGAGATCGGTTTCTACAACGTCACTACGGACCTTCCCCCAGCTGCTGAGGATCCGGGAGCTCCGCTGGTAACGGTCATTATGCCAATTTACGAACCCAGCGCCGCTACTAATATTGCAGTGGATTCCTTATTACGGCAGACCTGGCGCAAGCTTGAGATCATCATTATCGACGATTGTTCACCCGAACGGGATGCGGATGGTCAACCTACGCCATACAGGCGACAGCTTCAGGACCTTGCAGCACGGGATCCTCGCATCCGCCTGGTGCTCAACGCGGTAAACCGCGGCTCCTACTCCGTGCGTAATGATGCTCTCGACCTCGCCACAGGTGACCTAATCACCGTGGCGGATAAGGATGATTGGCACCACCCTCAGCAGATCGAGCTTCAGGTTCGCGATTTCGTGGCCAGTCCTGAACTTGTTGCGAATATGACCAACTGGGTCCGCGTGGACGAGCAACTTATTCTCATGCTGCGGTCCGCCACGGGTCGGGTTGTCTACCCTTCAATGGCCTCGTTGATGTTCCGACGTGATCCGGTGCTGGAGGACCTCGGATACTGGGACACGATCCGTAAGTCCGGAGACTCAGAGTTCAAGAGCCGCATCGAGAACTACTACGGCATCACGGTGGAGCCGGTTACCACGGCACCCCTTGCTTTCGCCCTTATGGACGGTGCAAACCTCACCCGCGATGACATGGGGGTGGGGTATCTTGCCCCAGAACGCCGAGCTTACCTTCGTGGCTACAAGAGTTGGCATCGCGAGATCCGTGAATCCGGGGAATCGCCCTACATGCCCAAAATCTTGGCAGAGCGGCGCTTCGTGGCCCCGGATGCATACCTTCCGGGAACCCGGTCGGTCGGGCCCACGCAGTATGATGTCATTTTCGCGTCTGAGTTCGGTTTTCTGGCCGGCAACTCCACGTCACTCTTCAATGAAATCTCCGTCTGTTTGAACGCTGGACTCCGGGTGGGTGTGATCCCGTTCCAGAATGGCTTGATCCCCTCGGCTTCCAAGCGTCAGTTCAGCCGCAAAATAGATGACTTGGTGCTGACTGGCAAGGTGGACCGCCTGTCGTTGGACACCGTAGCTGAGACCGACCTGCTTATTGTGCGGTGGCCCACTGCGCTGCAGGTCGTACCGGACGCACCAGCCGCGGTGAAGCCCAAAAAGGTCGTCATCGTTTCCAACCATCCGCCGTTCGAACCGAGCGGCGAGAGGCGCAGCTACGACATCGGCGTTGTCACCCGAAATGTCGAGGGCCTCTTTGGCGTCCGCCCACTTTGGGCCCCCCAGAGCGAACAGATCGGGGCAATGATCGCGCCGCTCATGCCCGCGTCAGACCTCACGAGCTTCTCTTGGAAGGGCATCATCGAGCTGAAAGAGGATGCGACGAAGAATAGGTACAGAGGCGGTGTGCCGACCATCGGACGTCATGCCCGTGATGACGCCGCAAAGTGGCCATCGGATCGAAAAGTCTTCACCCAGGTATACCCGGCCGATGGCTCCGCGAACGTTTGCATCCTTGGTGGTACCAAGGTGCCCGTGCAGAAGGGCTTCCTCTCAAGGAAGCCGCTCTCTTGGGAGATCTACGCCTTCAACGAGATAAGCGTGGAAGAGTACCTGTCGGAGAAAATCGACTTCTTCGTTTACTACCACAGCGACGGCTGGCTCGAAGCCTTCGGCATGGCTATTCTCGAAGCCATGAGCTACGGGGTGGTGTGTGTGTTGCCCCGGCACTTTGAACCAGTGTTCAGAGATGCGGCTGTTTATGCGCAGCCGGATCAGGTGCAAGCGGTCATCCGTCAGCTTTGGGACTCCCAGAATTATGCGCTGCAGCAGCAGCGCGCAGTCCGATTCATCCAGCAGGAATGCACTCCGGCGGCGTATCTGAAACGCCTCGCCGGACTCGGCGTAGAGGTAGAGCAGAGTGAAGGCTAA
- a CDS encoding glycosyl hydrolase, translating to MERRKFLTIPLAAMAAPGALLAANAVPAQAALLQPGMAMSPTVLPVVKALKGVGHAGTDALALRQIKSLNLSWYYSWGSKYTVTTTPGFVPMIRSAKSLDQGAIKYATSQLPLTKSKNLLGFNEPDVRSQANMTVDQAISLWPKLQATGLRLGSPATANPSSQWLQEFMSKAKNRGLRVDFVTMHCYAWPNAEDFLNKVTALHEKYGKPVWVTEYAVADWRATSTRPSRYSRTQTNDFMRATVAGMRQMPFVERFAWKTRPISDPVMGRSALYNTDGTLTSTGRLYASL from the coding sequence ATGGAGCGCCGAAAGTTTCTCACGATCCCCCTCGCCGCAATGGCCGCCCCCGGCGCACTCCTCGCGGCCAACGCCGTCCCGGCGCAGGCGGCCCTTCTACAGCCTGGCATGGCAATGTCCCCAACGGTGCTCCCGGTCGTCAAAGCGCTGAAGGGCGTTGGCCACGCCGGTACTGATGCTTTGGCACTCCGGCAGATTAAGAGCCTGAATCTCAGCTGGTACTACTCCTGGGGTTCTAAATACACCGTAACCACCACGCCAGGTTTCGTGCCGATGATCCGGAGCGCGAAATCCCTGGACCAGGGAGCCATCAAGTACGCCACCAGCCAGTTGCCTCTCACCAAGTCGAAGAACCTTCTGGGGTTCAATGAGCCGGACGTCCGGTCCCAGGCGAACATGACTGTAGACCAGGCGATCAGCCTGTGGCCCAAACTTCAGGCAACCGGGCTGAGGCTCGGATCGCCCGCGACAGCGAATCCCTCAAGCCAGTGGCTTCAGGAATTTATGTCCAAGGCCAAGAACCGTGGACTCCGCGTCGATTTCGTGACCATGCATTGCTATGCCTGGCCCAACGCCGAGGACTTCCTGAACAAGGTCACCGCATTGCATGAAAAGTATGGCAAGCCTGTGTGGGTGACCGAGTATGCGGTAGCAGACTGGAGGGCAACGTCAACCCGCCCCAGCCGCTACAGCAGGACCCAGACCAACGACTTCATGCGGGCAACCGTAGCCGGAATGCGACAGATGCCGTTCGTTGAGCGATTCGCGTGGAAGACGCGGCCTATTAGCGACCCGGTGATGGGGCGTTCAGCCCTGTACAACACGGACGGCACCCTGACCAGCACCGGCCGACTCTACGCCTCACTCTAA
- a CDS encoding ISL3 family transposase — protein MLQITQTRDAASILFNLEGHVVLSAERTGDTRTVLVEPIEREGACPDCGVMSSRIQARPVHRVRDVPCGGSPVEVRVRKRRLACLEPQCPRRSFVQTTDEIPLRSRLTSRLVAGMVAALSAELRAVSRVAGASGVSWTTVMRVMEDTAVVDGGVDRRLVRRLGVDEHRFRRVRYLKNEAGKVTRVEPWSIVFTDLDTGAILDIVDGRRGQAVRDWIGARPRWWRNRVELVAMDMSTEFRRAVRKVLPKAAITVDHWHVVARANQMVTEVRRRRAHDLHGRRGRATDPAWKYRKLLTCNQENMSSAQRGRMQEIIASDVELGVIWGIKEHVRQLLKTDHIDGFHRAWAELEHAVKATRMREAKSLFTTLKMWRKELLTFCRTRVTNARSEAANLSAKNLKRAARGYRNHEHYRLRLLLYTAAQQAC, from the coding sequence TTGTTACAGATTACGCAGACGCGCGATGCCGCGTCGATTCTGTTCAATTTGGAGGGCCATGTTGTGCTCTCCGCAGAGCGTACCGGCGACACCCGCACTGTGCTGGTCGAGCCGATCGAGCGGGAAGGAGCCTGCCCTGACTGCGGCGTGATGTCCTCCCGGATCCAGGCCCGCCCGGTCCACCGGGTCCGGGACGTCCCGTGTGGCGGGTCGCCGGTGGAGGTCAGGGTCCGGAAGCGACGGCTGGCGTGTCTGGAACCGCAGTGTCCGCGCCGGTCCTTCGTGCAGACCACCGATGAGATTCCGCTGCGTTCGAGGCTGACCAGCAGGCTGGTGGCCGGCATGGTCGCTGCCCTGTCCGCGGAGCTTCGGGCCGTGTCCCGGGTGGCCGGCGCCTCGGGTGTGTCGTGGACGACGGTCATGCGTGTCATGGAGGACACGGCCGTGGTGGACGGCGGCGTGGACCGAAGACTGGTCCGCCGGCTGGGCGTTGACGAGCATCGCTTCCGTCGGGTCCGGTACCTGAAAAACGAAGCCGGCAAAGTCACCCGGGTGGAGCCCTGGTCGATCGTGTTCACGGACCTGGACACCGGGGCGATCCTGGACATCGTGGACGGCCGCCGCGGCCAGGCGGTGCGGGACTGGATCGGAGCCCGGCCGCGCTGGTGGCGCAACAGGGTCGAATTGGTGGCGATGGACATGTCCACCGAGTTTCGCCGGGCCGTCCGCAAGGTTCTGCCCAAGGCGGCCATCACCGTGGACCACTGGCACGTGGTGGCGCGGGCGAACCAAATGGTCACCGAGGTCCGCCGGCGCCGCGCGCATGACCTCCACGGCCGGCGGGGCCGGGCCACGGATCCGGCCTGGAAATACCGGAAACTGCTGACCTGCAACCAGGAGAACATGTCTTCCGCCCAGCGCGGAAGAATGCAGGAAATCATCGCCTCCGACGTTGAGCTCGGCGTCATCTGGGGCATCAAGGAACACGTCCGCCAACTACTGAAGACCGATCACATCGACGGCTTCCACCGCGCCTGGGCCGAACTCGAACACGCCGTCAAAGCGACCAGAATGCGGGAGGCCAAATCACTATTCACGACCCTGAAGATGTGGCGCAAGGAGCTGCTCACGTTCTGCCGGACCAGGGTCACAAATGCACGCAGCGAGGCGGCGAACCTCAGCGCCAAGAACCTCAAACGGGCCGCCCGCGGATACCGGAATCATGAGCATTACCGGCTCCGGTTATTGTTGTACACGGCAGCCCAACAGGCATGCTGA